Proteins encoded by one window of Mycolicibacterium cosmeticum:
- a CDS encoding vWA domain-containing protein, which yields MGRHSIPGPDDPADDDALRRFGYGAEPPEAEEPADDEPPTRALPTTGSQRTWDSGEWTGSHRAITPGRRKVSPAVIAALVTVVVVVGAFILWRFFGDALSSRSHEAAARCVEGEVTVAVLADPSIADQVRTLADSYSKTAAPVGDKCVKVAVRPADSDAVVNGFVGQWPGELGDRPALWIPASTVSEARLESAAGAKTVSNSRPLVTSPVLLAIRPELKAALSQQNWSTLPTLQNNPAGLDELNLPGWGSLKLSLPLGGNADATYLAAEAVAAASAPQGAPATAGVNAVQSLLAGQPKLADTNAATALDALVNAGDPAAAPVHAVVTTEQQLFKRGADLADAAQKLTSWTPPGPVAIADYPAVLLSGDWLSQEQVGAASEFDRFMRKPEQLAEFAKAGFRADGAPAPQSPVTDFAPLGQPLSVGDNETRATMAAGLTAPAQGQTVTIMLDQSMTTDEGGKSRLANVVTALNARLQALPPTAAVGLWTFDGVAGRSEVSTGPLGDPVAGQPRSAVLKSSLDAQSASGGGAVSFTTLRLVYGDALTAFRDGQTNSVLVITAGPHTDQSLDGPGLVDYIKGAANPAKPVAVNVIDFGADPDRATWESVAQTSGGQYQNVANSAGPELAAALAALLG from the coding sequence ATGGGCAGGCACAGCATTCCCGGACCGGACGATCCCGCCGACGACGATGCACTGCGTCGTTTCGGGTACGGGGCCGAGCCCCCCGAAGCCGAGGAACCGGCCGACGACGAGCCGCCCACCCGCGCGTTGCCGACCACGGGATCCCAGCGCACCTGGGATTCCGGCGAGTGGACCGGTAGCCACCGGGCGATCACACCGGGCCGGCGCAAGGTCAGCCCGGCGGTGATCGCCGCCCTGGTCACCGTCGTCGTGGTGGTCGGGGCGTTCATCCTGTGGCGCTTCTTCGGCGACGCCCTGTCCAGCCGCAGCCACGAGGCCGCGGCCCGCTGCGTCGAGGGTGAGGTCACCGTCGCCGTCCTGGCCGACCCGAGCATCGCCGACCAGGTCCGCACGCTGGCCGACAGCTACAGCAAGACCGCCGCCCCCGTCGGAGACAAGTGCGTGAAAGTGGCTGTGCGCCCCGCCGATTCGGATGCCGTGGTGAACGGATTCGTCGGGCAGTGGCCTGGCGAGCTGGGCGACCGGCCGGCATTGTGGATCCCGGCCAGCACCGTCTCCGAGGCCCGGCTGGAAAGCGCGGCAGGCGCCAAGACGGTGAGCAACAGCCGGCCGCTGGTCACCTCCCCGGTGTTGCTGGCCATCCGCCCCGAGTTGAAAGCGGCGCTGTCCCAGCAGAACTGGTCGACTCTGCCCACGCTGCAGAACAACCCGGCCGGACTGGACGAGCTGAACCTGCCGGGCTGGGGCTCGCTGAAACTGTCCCTGCCGCTGGGCGGTAACGCGGATGCGACCTATCTGGCCGCCGAAGCGGTGGCGGCCGCGTCCGCCCCGCAGGGTGCCCCGGCCACCGCCGGGGTCAACGCGGTGCAATCGCTGTTGGCCGGTCAGCCCAAACTCGCCGACACCAATGCCGCCACGGCCCTGGACGCGCTCGTCAACGCCGGCGATCCGGCGGCCGCCCCGGTGCACGCCGTGGTGACCACCGAACAGCAGCTGTTCAAGCGCGGCGCCGACCTGGCCGATGCCGCGCAGAAGCTGACCTCGTGGACTCCGCCGGGCCCGGTGGCCATCGCCGACTATCCGGCCGTGCTGCTCAGCGGTGACTGGTTGTCGCAGGAACAGGTCGGCGCCGCCAGCGAGTTCGACCGGTTCATGCGCAAACCCGAGCAGCTGGCCGAATTCGCCAAGGCCGGTTTCCGCGCCGACGGCGCGCCGGCGCCGCAGAGCCCGGTGACCGACTTCGCACCGCTGGGGCAACCGCTGTCGGTGGGCGACAACGAGACCAGGGCCACCATGGCGGCCGGGCTGACCGCACCGGCGCAGGGCCAGACCGTCACCATCATGCTGGACCAGTCGATGACCACCGACGAGGGCGGCAAGAGCCGACTGGCCAACGTCGTCACCGCCCTCAACGCCCGGCTGCAGGCGCTTCCGCCGACGGCGGCGGTGGGCCTGTGGACGTTCGACGGGGTGGCGGGCCGGTCGGAGGTCAGCACCGGGCCGCTCGGCGATCCCGTGGCCGGGCAGCCCCGATCGGCGGTGCTCAAGTCCAGCCTGGACGCCCAGTCCGCGTCCGGCGGCGGCGCGGTGTCGTTCACCACGCTGCGGCTGGTCTACGGCGACGCGTTGACGGCTTTCCGTGACGGACAGACCAATTCGGTACTGGTGATCACCGCGGGCCCGCACACCGACCAGAGCCTGGACGGACCGGGGCTGGTGGATTACATCAAGGGCGCGGCGAACCCGGCCAAGCCGGTGGCGGTCAATGTCATCGATTTCGGCGCCGACCCCGACCGGGCCACCTGGGAGTCGGTCGCGCAGACCAGCGGCGGCCAGTACCAGAACGTGGCCAACTCGGCCGGCCCGGAGCTGGCGGCCGCGCTGGCCGCACTACTGGGTTAG
- the gcvP gene encoding aminomethyl-transferring glycine dehydrogenase, which produces MSVHSGFADRHIGPDAAAITRMLEVIGVDSLDELAEKALPAGILDAASGAGLAPGLDLLPPPATEEESLAELRALADSNTVAVSMIGQGYYDTLTPPVLRRNILENPAWYTAYTPYQPEISQGRLEALLNFQTMVSDLTGLDVANASMLDEGTAAAEAMTLMHRAVKGPSNRLAVDADVYAQTAAVLATRAEPLGIEIVTADLRAGLPDGDFFGVVVQQPGASGALVDWTDLIGQAHDRGALVAIGADLLALTLVSPPGDIGADVAFGTTQRFGVPMGFGGPHAGYLAVHTKHARQLPGRLVGVSQDADGNPAYRLSLQTREQHIRRDKATSNICTAQVLLAVMAAMYASYHGADGLTAIARRVHGRAAAIAAALGDAVVHDRFFDTVLARVPGRADEIVGAAQARGINLWRVDADHVSVACDEATTEAHVAAVLESFGVAAAEPTDVDIADRASAFLTHPAFTRYRTETAMMRYLRALADKDLALDRTMIPLGSCTMKLNAAAEMEPITWPEFARQHPFAPASDTPGLRKLIADLQDWLTAVTGYDRISLQPNAGSQGEYAGLLAIQAYHADRGQGQRDVCLIPSSAHGTNAASAALAGMRVVVVACRPNGDVDLDDLRAKIAQHAENLAALMITYPSTHGVYEHDVAEICAAVHDAGGQVYIDGANLNALVGLARPGRFGGDVSHLNLHKTFCIPHGGGGPGVGPVAVRSHLAPYLPGHPLAEELGDALTVSAAPYGSASILPITWAYIRMMGGVGLRRASLTAIASANYVARRLDEYYPVLYTGENGMVAHECILDLTTITKTTGVTVDDVAKRLADFGFHAPTMSFPVAGTLMVEPTESENLDEVDAFCDAMIAIRAEIDKVGSGAWPADDNPLRGAPHTAESLLVDDWSHPYTREQAAYPLGKDFRPKVWPPVRRIDAAYGDRNLVCSCPPVEAFA; this is translated from the coding sequence GTGTCTGTCCATTCCGGTTTCGCCGATCGCCACATCGGTCCCGACGCCGCCGCGATCACCAGGATGCTCGAGGTCATCGGCGTCGACTCGCTCGACGAACTGGCCGAGAAGGCGCTGCCCGCGGGCATCCTCGACGCCGCCTCCGGTGCCGGCCTGGCGCCCGGGCTCGATCTCCTGCCCCCGCCGGCCACCGAGGAGGAGTCGCTCGCCGAGCTGCGCGCGCTGGCCGACTCCAACACCGTCGCCGTCTCGATGATCGGGCAGGGTTACTACGACACGCTGACCCCGCCGGTGTTGCGCCGCAACATCCTGGAGAACCCCGCCTGGTACACCGCCTACACCCCATATCAGCCGGAGATCAGCCAGGGCCGGCTGGAGGCGCTGCTCAACTTCCAGACCATGGTCAGCGATCTGACCGGGCTCGACGTGGCGAACGCCTCCATGCTCGACGAGGGCACCGCCGCCGCGGAGGCGATGACGCTGATGCACCGCGCGGTGAAGGGTCCGTCGAACCGGCTGGCCGTCGACGCCGACGTGTACGCGCAGACCGCGGCGGTGCTGGCCACTCGGGCCGAACCGCTGGGCATCGAGATCGTCACCGCCGACCTGCGCGCCGGCCTGCCCGACGGTGATTTCTTCGGTGTCGTGGTGCAGCAGCCCGGGGCCAGCGGCGCGTTGGTCGACTGGACCGACCTGATCGGGCAGGCGCACGACCGCGGAGCCCTGGTGGCCATCGGTGCCGACCTGTTGGCGCTCACGCTGGTGTCCCCGCCCGGGGATATCGGCGCCGACGTCGCCTTCGGCACCACCCAACGGTTCGGCGTGCCGATGGGCTTCGGCGGCCCGCACGCCGGCTACCTGGCGGTGCACACCAAGCATGCCCGGCAGCTGCCCGGCCGGCTGGTCGGCGTGTCCCAGGATGCCGATGGCAACCCCGCCTACCGGTTGAGCCTGCAGACCCGCGAACAGCACATCCGCCGGGACAAGGCGACCAGCAACATCTGCACCGCCCAGGTGCTGCTCGCGGTTATGGCCGCGATGTATGCCAGCTACCACGGCGCCGACGGGCTGACCGCCATCGCGCGCCGGGTGCACGGCCGCGCCGCCGCGATCGCCGCCGCACTCGGTGACGCGGTGGTGCACGATCGGTTCTTCGACACCGTGCTGGCCCGGGTGCCCGGCCGCGCCGACGAGATCGTGGGGGCGGCCCAGGCCCGCGGTATCAACCTGTGGCGGGTGGACGCCGACCACGTGTCGGTGGCCTGCGACGAGGCCACCACCGAGGCGCACGTCGCCGCGGTGCTGGAGTCGTTCGGGGTGGCGGCTGCCGAACCGACGGACGTCGATATCGCCGACCGCGCCAGCGCGTTCCTCACCCACCCCGCCTTCACCCGCTACCGCACCGAGACCGCCATGATGCGGTACCTGCGTGCGCTGGCGGACAAGGATCTGGCCCTGGACCGGACGATGATCCCGTTGGGGTCGTGCACCATGAAGCTGAACGCGGCCGCGGAGATGGAGCCGATCACCTGGCCCGAGTTCGCCCGCCAGCACCCGTTCGCGCCGGCGTCGGACACCCCGGGACTGCGCAAGCTGATCGCCGACCTGCAGGACTGGCTGACGGCGGTCACCGGTTATGACCGGATCTCGTTGCAGCCCAACGCCGGATCGCAGGGCGAGTACGCCGGGCTGCTGGCCATCCAGGCCTACCACGCCGACCGCGGCCAGGGGCAGCGCGATGTCTGCCTGATCCCGTCCAGCGCGCACGGCACCAACGCCGCGTCGGCCGCCCTGGCCGGGATGCGCGTCGTGGTGGTGGCCTGCCGTCCCAACGGCGACGTCGACCTCGACGACCTGCGGGCCAAGATCGCCCAGCACGCGGAAAACCTTGCCGCGCTGATGATCACGTACCCGTCCACGCACGGGGTGTACGAGCACGACGTCGCCGAGATCTGCGCCGCGGTCCATGACGCCGGCGGCCAGGTGTACATCGACGGGGCCAACCTCAACGCGCTGGTCGGGCTGGCCCGGCCGGGCCGGTTCGGCGGCGACGTCAGCCACCTGAACCTGCACAAGACGTTCTGCATCCCGCACGGCGGTGGCGGTCCCGGGGTGGGCCCGGTGGCGGTGCGCTCGCACCTGGCCCCGTACCTGCCCGGGCATCCGCTGGCCGAGGAACTCGGGGATGCGCTGACCGTGTCGGCGGCGCCGTACGGCTCGGCGTCCATCCTGCCGATCACCTGGGCCTACATCCGGATGATGGGTGGGGTCGGTCTGCGCAGGGCCTCGCTCACCGCGATCGCGTCGGCCAATTATGTGGCCCGCCGGCTCGACGAGTACTACCCGGTGCTCTACACCGGGGAGAACGGCATGGTGGCCCACGAGTGCATCCTGGACCTGACCACGATCACCAAGACCACCGGCGTCACCGTCGACGATGTGGCGAAACGATTGGCGGACTTCGGCTTCCACGCCCCGACGATGAGCTTCCCGGTGGCCGGCACGCTGATGGTGGAACCCACCGAGAGCGAGAACCTGGACGAGGTGGACGCGTTCTGCGACGCCATGATCGCCATCCGCGCCGAGATCGACAAGGTCGGTTCCGGGGCGTGGCCGGCGGACGACAACCCGCTGCGCGGCGCCCCGCACACCGCCGAGAGCCTGCTGGTCGACGACTGGTCGCATCCGTACACCCGTGAGCAGGCCGCCTACCCGCTGGGCAAGGACTTCCGGCCCAAGGTGTGGCCGCCGGTGCGGCGGATCGACGCCGCCTACGGCGACCGCAACCTGGTCTGCTCCTGCCCGCCCGTGGAGGCCTTCGCCTAA
- a CDS encoding MerR family transcriptional regulator, which yields MPRTPHQGELDLSTTSGPAAGQVPVVNGSVGEPVQAGLFPDDSVPDELVGYRGPSACQIAGITYRQLDYWARTSLVVPSIRGAAGSGSQRLYSFKDILVLKIVKRLLDTGISLHNIRVAVDHLRQRGVQDLANITLFSDGTTVYECTSAEEVVDLLQGGQGVFGIAVSGAMRELTGAIADFPGERADGGESIPAPEDELASRRKSRDRKIG from the coding sequence ATGCCACGCACGCCACATCAGGGGGAGTTGGATCTGTCCACCACCAGCGGCCCCGCGGCCGGTCAAGTACCCGTGGTGAACGGCAGCGTCGGCGAGCCCGTGCAGGCAGGCCTGTTCCCCGACGACTCGGTGCCCGACGAGCTGGTCGGCTACCGCGGACCGAGCGCCTGCCAGATCGCCGGCATCACCTACCGTCAGCTCGACTACTGGGCGCGCACCTCGCTGGTGGTGCCCTCCATCCGCGGTGCGGCCGGTTCCGGCAGCCAGCGGCTGTACTCCTTCAAGGACATCCTGGTCCTCAAGATCGTCAAGCGTTTGCTGGACACCGGCATCTCGCTGCACAACATCCGCGTCGCGGTCGATCACCTGCGCCAGCGCGGGGTGCAGGACCTGGCGAACATCACCCTGTTCTCCGACGGCACCACCGTCTACGAGTGCACCTCGGCCGAAGAGGTCGTCGACCTGTTGCAGGGCGGCCAGGGCGTGTTCGGCATCGCCGTCTCCGGCGCCATGCGCGAACTCACCGGCGCGATCGCCGACTTCCCGGGTGAGCGGGCCGACGGTGGCGAGTCGATCCCCGCGCCCGAGGACGAGCTGGCCTCTCGCCGCAAGAGCCGCGACCGCAAGATCGGCTGA
- a CDS encoding bifunctional nuclease family protein: MGEVRVVGIRVEQPQNQPVLLLRESDGDRYLPIWIGQSEAAAIALEQQGVEPSRPLTHDLIRDLIAALGHSLKEVRIVDLQEGTFYADLIFDRDIKVSARPSDSVAIALRVGVPIYVEEAVLAEAGLLIPDETDDEPSGPVREDEVEKFKEFLDSVSPDDFKAT, encoded by the coding sequence ATGGGTGAGGTTCGGGTAGTCGGTATTCGCGTTGAGCAGCCTCAGAATCAGCCTGTGCTGCTGCTGCGTGAGTCCGATGGCGACCGCTACCTGCCGATCTGGATCGGCCAGTCGGAGGCCGCCGCCATCGCCCTGGAACAGCAGGGCGTCGAGCCGTCGCGGCCGTTGACCCATGATCTGATCCGGGATCTGATTGCTGCGCTTGGGCATTCGCTGAAAGAGGTGCGGATCGTCGATCTGCAGGAAGGCACTTTCTACGCCGACCTGATCTTCGATCGCGATATCAAGGTGTCGGCTCGGCCCTCGGATTCGGTGGCCATCGCGCTGCGCGTCGGTGTGCCGATCTACGTCGAGGAGGCGGTGCTGGCCGAGGCCGGACTGCTGATCCCGGACGAGACCGACGACGAGCCCTCGGGCCCGGTGCGCGAGGACGAGGTCGAGAAGTTCAAGGAGTTCCTCGACAGCGTGTCACCGGACGATTTCAAGGCCACCTAG
- the ftsR gene encoding transcriptional regulator FtsR: MTQPDPGFTGMSIGAVLDLLRPDFPDVTISKIRFLEAEGLVTPERSAAGYRRFTAYDCARLRFILTAQRDQYLPLKVIKAQLDALPDGELPAGGSAYAVPRLVPVTPTAADQHEAAAAVAPAQVRLSREDLLERSGVDAALLAALVTAGIIRPGPAGFFDEHSVLIAQCARALADYGVEPRHLRAFRSAADRQSDLIAQIAGPVAAAGNAGARDRADDLAREVAALAITLHTSLIKSAVRDVLDR, translated from the coding sequence ATGACCCAACCGGACCCGGGATTCACCGGGATGTCGATCGGAGCGGTGCTGGATCTGCTGCGCCCCGACTTCCCCGACGTGACCATCTCGAAGATCCGGTTCCTGGAGGCCGAGGGGCTGGTCACGCCGGAACGCTCGGCGGCCGGGTACCGGCGGTTCACCGCGTACGACTGCGCACGCCTGCGGTTCATCCTGACCGCGCAGCGCGACCAGTATCTGCCGCTGAAGGTGATCAAGGCGCAATTGGACGCCCTGCCCGACGGTGAGCTGCCGGCCGGCGGAAGCGCTTATGCGGTACCGCGTTTGGTGCCGGTGACGCCGACGGCCGCCGACCAGCACGAGGCGGCCGCCGCCGTCGCCCCGGCGCAGGTCCGGCTGAGCAGGGAGGACCTGCTGGAACGGTCCGGGGTCGACGCCGCGCTGCTGGCCGCGCTGGTCACCGCGGGCATCATCCGGCCCGGGCCAGCGGGTTTCTTCGACGAGCATTCGGTGCTGATCGCCCAGTGCGCGCGGGCGCTGGCCGATTACGGGGTCGAGCCGCGGCATCTGCGCGCCTTCCGGTCCGCCGCCGACCGGCAGTCCGATCTGATCGCCCAGATCGCCGGTCCGGTGGCCGCCGCGGGTAATGCGGGCGCCCGGGACCGGGCCGATGACCTGGCCCGCGAGGTGGCCGCGCTGGCGATCACGTTGCACACGTCGCTGATCAAATCGGCCGTGCGCGACGTTCTGGATCGCTGA
- the garA gene encoding glycogen accumulation regulator GarA: MTENSNTGADQTSDEVTVETTSVFRADFLNELDAPAATSSDTSVSGVEGLPAGSALLVVKRGPNAGSRFLLDQPTTSAGRHPDSDIFLDDVTVSRRHAEFRLETGEFQVVDVGSLNGTYVNREPVDSAVLANGDEVQIGKFRLVFLTGPKSDDA; the protein is encoded by the coding sequence GTGACGGAGAACAGCAACACCGGGGCCGACCAGACGTCCGACGAAGTCACCGTGGAGACGACATCGGTATTCCGCGCTGATTTCCTCAACGAACTGGACGCCCCGGCCGCGACGAGCAGCGACACCTCGGTGTCGGGGGTCGAGGGCCTGCCGGCCGGCTCGGCGCTGCTGGTCGTCAAGCGCGGCCCGAACGCGGGTTCGCGCTTCCTGCTCGACCAGCCCACCACCTCGGCGGGCCGGCATCCCGACAGCGACATCTTTCTCGACGACGTGACCGTCAGCCGGCGGCACGCCGAGTTCCGGCTGGAAACCGGCGAATTCCAGGTTGTCGACGTCGGCAGCCTCAACGGCACCTACGTCAACCGTGAGCCCGTCGACTCGGCGGTGCTGGCCAACGGTGACGAGGTGCAGATCGGTAAGTTCCGGCTGGTGTTCCTCACCGGGCCCAAGTCCGACGACGCCTGA
- the gcvH gene encoding glycine cleavage system protein GcvH produces MSEIPADLQYTSEHEWVQRTGDTTVRVGITDYAQAALGDVVFVQLPDVGAEVTAGESFGEVESTKSLSDLYAPLTAKVVAVNGELEGSPELVNSDPYGDGWLIELELDAAALASGLAELLDADAYRGVVSE; encoded by the coding sequence GTGAGCGAAATCCCAGCCGACCTGCAGTACACCTCCGAGCACGAGTGGGTGCAGCGCACGGGTGACACCACCGTGCGGGTCGGGATCACCGACTACGCCCAAGCGGCACTCGGCGATGTCGTGTTCGTGCAGCTGCCCGACGTCGGCGCCGAGGTGACCGCGGGGGAGTCTTTCGGTGAGGTGGAGTCGACCAAATCGCTGTCGGACCTCTACGCCCCGCTGACCGCGAAAGTCGTTGCGGTGAACGGCGAGCTGGAGGGCAGCCCGGAGCTGGTCAACTCCGATCCGTACGGCGACGGCTGGCTGATCGAACTCGAGCTGGATGCCGCGGCCCTGGCCAGCGGTTTGGCCGAATTGCTCGACGCGGACGCCTACCGAGGCGTGGTATCCGAGTAA
- a CDS encoding DUF881 domain-containing protein, with protein sequence MSDEHAAPQHAEEPHHGRHEREPGSEPVKRRTRSQRVFGALAAVLILLLGVAIVTQVRQTESGDSLETARPADLLVLLDSLQQREAALNTEVAELQRTLSSLQASGSSDQAAIENAQARLAALSILIGTVAATGPGVSIAIDDAARGVSPETLLDVINELRAAGAEAMQVGDVRVGVDTWVVGAPGALTIDGKTLGPPYSVLAIGDPPTLAAAMNIPGGAIDSVERVGGGMTVTQSERIEVTALRQPKPRQYAQPVK encoded by the coding sequence GTGTCCGACGAGCACGCCGCACCGCAACACGCCGAAGAGCCGCACCACGGCCGCCACGAACGTGAGCCCGGCAGCGAGCCGGTGAAACGTCGCACCCGCTCGCAGCGGGTGTTCGGGGCGCTGGCCGCGGTGCTGATCCTGTTGCTCGGTGTGGCGATCGTCACCCAGGTGCGCCAGACCGAGTCCGGCGACTCACTGGAGACGGCCCGCCCGGCGGACCTGCTGGTGCTGCTGGACTCCCTGCAACAACGCGAGGCCGCGCTGAACACCGAGGTGGCCGAGCTGCAGCGGACGCTGTCGTCGCTGCAGGCCTCCGGCAGCAGCGATCAGGCGGCCATCGAGAACGCCCAAGCCCGGCTGGCCGCGCTGTCCATCCTGATCGGCACGGTCGCCGCGACCGGGCCCGGGGTGAGCATCGCGATCGACGACGCGGCCCGCGGCGTGTCCCCGGAAACCCTGCTGGACGTGATCAACGAACTGCGGGCGGCCGGGGCCGAGGCCATGCAGGTCGGTGACGTCCGGGTCGGGGTGGACACCTGGGTGGTCGGGGCCCCCGGCGCGCTGACCATCGACGGCAAAACCCTGGGCCCGCCGTATTCGGTTCTGGCCATTGGTGATCCACCGACACTGGCGGCGGCGATGAACATTCCCGGCGGCGCGATCGACAGCGTCGAGCGGGTCGGCGGCGGCATGACCGTCACCCAGTCCGAACGCATCGAGGTGACCGCCTTGCGGCAACCGAAACCTCGCCAATACGCTCAGCCAGTCAAATGA
- a CDS encoding small basic family protein produces the protein MIGIAALVVGIVLGLVFHPSVPEAIQPYLPIAVVAALDAVFGGLRAYLERIFDAKVFVVSFVFNVLVAALIVYVGDQLGVGTQLSTAIIVVLGIRIFGNAAALRRRLFGA, from the coding sequence ATGATCGGAATCGCTGCACTGGTCGTCGGCATCGTGTTGGGCCTGGTGTTCCACCCCAGCGTGCCCGAGGCCATCCAGCCGTACCTGCCGATCGCGGTGGTGGCCGCACTCGACGCGGTGTTCGGCGGGTTGCGGGCCTACCTGGAGCGGATCTTCGACGCCAAGGTGTTCGTGGTGTCCTTCGTCTTCAACGTGCTGGTGGCCGCGCTCATCGTCTACGTGGGCGACCAGCTCGGCGTCGGCACCCAACTGTCCACCGCGATCATCGTCGTGCTCGGTATCCGCATCTTCGGCAACGCGGCCGCGCTGCGGCGCCGGTTGTTCGGGGCTTGA
- a CDS encoding DUF881 domain-containing protein produces MVDPSRSLGGFEPHVGLNAHEAGAPQRIPVPSLLRSLLTDHLDPGYAAAARARAEGRPRRLGWVWHLVAGLSVATVFAAAVSQAQSVAPANRESQQVLSGSVRAAEARTDALTASRNALSTRVEGERRGRLAGDERGRALLADLDRAAFAAAATPVIGPGLTVVITDPGVSRDLTDVSKQRVAGSRQVILDRDLQLVVNSLWVSGAEAIAVGGVRIGPNVTIRQAGGGILVDNQPISSPYAVTVIGPPHAMREAFGHSAGRQRLALLEKSYGVGVTVSTGDALTVPASSVRDLRFAKQIGP; encoded by the coding sequence GTGGTTGACCCGTCGCGCTCGCTGGGCGGGTTCGAGCCTCACGTCGGGCTCAACGCGCACGAAGCGGGTGCGCCGCAACGCATTCCGGTGCCGTCGCTGCTGCGGTCGCTGCTCACCGACCACCTCGACCCCGGCTACGCCGCCGCGGCCCGGGCCCGCGCCGAGGGGCGGCCCCGGCGGCTGGGCTGGGTGTGGCATCTGGTCGCCGGACTGAGCGTGGCGACGGTGTTCGCCGCCGCGGTGTCCCAGGCGCAGTCGGTGGCGCCGGCCAACCGGGAGTCCCAGCAGGTGCTCTCCGGCAGCGTTCGCGCCGCCGAAGCCCGCACCGACGCGTTGACCGCGAGCCGGAACGCGCTGAGCACCCGGGTGGAGGGCGAGCGGCGCGGCCGGCTGGCCGGTGACGAGCGCGGGCGGGCGCTGCTGGCCGACCTCGACCGGGCGGCGTTCGCGGCAGCCGCCACCCCGGTGATCGGGCCCGGGCTGACGGTGGTGATCACCGATCCGGGCGTATCGCGCGATCTCACCGATGTGTCCAAGCAGCGCGTCGCCGGCAGCCGGCAGGTGATCCTGGATCGCGATCTGCAACTGGTCGTCAACTCACTGTGGGTCAGCGGCGCCGAGGCGATCGCCGTGGGCGGCGTGCGCATCGGGCCCAACGTCACCATCCGGCAGGCCGGCGGCGGCATCCTGGTCGATAATCAGCCCATCAGCAGCCCCTACGCCGTCACCGTCATCGGGCCTCCGCATGCCATGCGGGAGGCCTTCGGTCACAGTGCCGGCCGGCAGCGGCTGGCCCTGCTGGAGAAGTCCTACGGCGTCGGCGTCACGGTCAGCACCGGAGACGCCCTCACCGTGCCGGCCAGTTCGGTACGAGACCTCCGCTTCGCCAAGCAGATTGGGCCCTAG